The proteins below are encoded in one region of Hordeum vulgare subsp. vulgare chromosome 3H, MorexV3_pseudomolecules_assembly, whole genome shotgun sequence:
- the LOC123440960 gene encoding uncharacterized protein LOC123440960 codes for MGRNVCVSFLLLALVLAGPDTAAAAVYNVDKAVMPRLSSSMRLEDGVAPELALVTAVDVHRRVYGSGDITKESLDPNKPRCVRNCPAPAGYPYTGRGCNKYYDCRTSRTMAVSK; via the coding sequence ATGGGCAGAAATGTGTGCGTCTCTTTTCTGCTCCTTGCGCTTGTGCTCGCTGGCCCGGACACCGCGGCCGCGGCGGTCTACAACGTCGACAAAGCGGTGATGCCAAGGTTGTCATCGTCGATGAGGCTGGAGGATGGCGTCGCGCCCGAGCTCGCGCTGGTGACGGCGGTGGACGTGCACCGCCGCGTCTACGGCTCCGGCGACATCACCAAGGAATCCCTGGACCCCAACAAGCCACGATGCGTCCGCAACTGCCCGGCGCCGGCAGGTTATCCGTACACGGGCCGGGGATGCAACAAGTACTACGATTGCCGTACGTCAAGGACAATGGCAGTTAGCAAGTGA